ATTGTTTGGACCTACTAGAACTGCAAGCATTTGAGGTAAAAgatatgcttttgttattgttgataattACTCATGTTTTACATGGgtaattttcttatctcataaagatgaagctttgaaattttttgagattttctacaaaagaattaaaagaaaaaaaagggtacCTCATCTCGACCATACaaagtgatcatggaggagaatcTGAAAACAGAGCCTTTGAAGAATTCTGCAACAATCAAGGATATACTCACAATTTCTCAGTCCCAAGATCACCCCAACAGAATAGGATAGTTAAACGCAAGAATAGAACTCTGCAAGATATGGTCAGAACAGTGATATTAGAACATTTATTGGCAAATTATTTTTGGGCAGAAGCAGTCAGCACAACATGTCAAATCCTCAACAGATGTCTCGTAAGATCTATCCTGAAGAAAACtccatatgaactatggaaaggtaAAAGGCCTAATATAGGCTAATTTCATCCGTTTGGAAGCaaatattttattcataaaaatggTAAGGACAACCATGGGAAGTTTGATCCAACGAGCGGTGAAGGTATTTTTCTCGGTTATTCTATTAGCAGTAGATCTTTTAGAGTTTACAACAAACGTACTCTATCTGTAGAAGAATTAGTGCATGTTATatttaatgataataatactatggCCGAGAAAGGAATCATTGCAAGTGATGAAGATATCAGTCAAGAAGTATTACAGACAAACAAGTTACAAAAGTAGATTGATAGTACAAACAAAGTCATAGAGTCGACTGGTGAACCTATTAGCAATCATACTAAATCACAAAACGAGTCGACTACTTCAGTAGTTGAAATGCGACCAAATGAATGGAGAGGTGAACCATAATACCCACAGAAGTTTATCATAGGAGACCCAAACGAAGGAATGAAAACCAGTGGAGCACTCAAGAAAAAGGTAAACATTGCACTTATCTCTCAAATCGAACTGAAGAAGTTGATGAAACCTTAAAGGATTCAAGTTGGGTGCAAGATATGCAGGATGAACATGATCAATTCGATAAAAATCAAGTATGAGAACTAGTGCCTAAGCCAACAAATGCTACAATTGTTGGAACAAAATGGGTATTTAGGAATAAGTTGAACGAGGATGGAAAGGTAATCAGGAACGAAGCTAGCTTAGTGGCCCAAGGCTACTCACAACAGaaaggagtcgactatgatgaaATCTTTGCTCCAGTAGCCCGGTTAGAATCAATTCATATTCTTCTTGCATATACATCTTTGAAAGGTTTTAAACTttttcaaatggatgttaaaaatGCTTTCTTAAATGGCTTTATTGATGAGGAGGTATATGAAAAACAACCTCCTGGTTTTGAAAACTCACAATTGCTTTACCATGAAGTTTCCTAAAGCCTtgtatggacttaaacaagctcCTCGAGCCTGGTACGAAATGTTTAGTTCATTCCTAACCGATCGTGGCTTCACAAGAGGTAAAGTAGATACTACATTATTTATCAAAAGATCCTATGCAGTTAATCTTATTATCCatgtctatgttgatgatattatttttggaaatGCTAACTCTCTCATATGCAAGGAATTTTCTAATCTCATGCAGAGTGAGTTCGAAATGGGTATGATGGGAGAACTCACATTTTTCTTTGGAtttcaaattcaacaatctgAGAAGGGAACTTTTATATGTCAGACAAGTATACAAAGGAATTGATTAAAAATTCCGCATAAGCAATGCTAAACCAATTGGTACATCAATGAGTCCTTCAATAAGTCTTGACAAATATGAGATGGGAAATTCAGTAGATGAAACAAAATATCATGGGATGATTGGCTCCTTACTTTATTTAACTACTAGTCGACCAGATATCATGTTCAGTGTGTGTAAGTATGGAAGGTTTCAGTCAGCTCCTAAGGAATAGTATCTGACATTAATAAAACGGATAATTCGTTATCTTATCAGAACTATTTCTTATTAACTATGGTATCTACGATTTAACAATTTTAACCTTGAAAGTTTTTCAGATGCTGATCTTGCAGGAGATAAAAAAGACAGGAAAAGCACCAGTGGAATATGTCAATTACTGGGAAAGACATTAATATCCTGGAACAACAAGAAACAAGTCTTAGTAGCACTGTCCACAACGGAGGCAGAGTATATTGATATTGGACAATGTTGTGCTTAATTACTCTGGATTTCTCATCAACTGGGTGACTATGAATTATCTTTTAAACCTATTCAAATATTTGTGATAGTTCTAGTGCTATATGTCTTTCAAAGAACCCCGTGCATCATTCTAGAGCAAAGCATATAGATATTAAGCATCACTTCATCATAGATCATGTCATTAAGGGAGATATAGAATTGATGTTTGTTAGCACTATTGATCAATTAACAGATATATTTACAAAGCCCTTGCTTGAAGATAGATTCTGTACTTTGAGAGAATTACTTGGCATTGTTTTGCTTAATTTCAAAAATTAGGACTTATGTGTTACTTTTAATTCTTTATATGgctaatttttccttttatgtgTAATAGATCATTAATTATGCACCTCCGTTTTCTCACACTTTTCCATTAGTCACAACTCTCTAGGAAGAAAAATCAATCATCATGTCCTTTCACTGATGCCTTTTCCTTTTCTGTACTCAACCGCCAAATCCGTTCCTTTTAACCCTCTTGATCACTACCATTCTTCATTCATCGATCCTATCACTCAGAAACCTTTCTCCAAAACTTTTCAATGgtgaaaaaactcaaaaaatccctcTGTCTCCACTCGAAAAAGCACTCATTCCAGGGCAAAACCCTCTTCTCAACCCCCAAAACCAGTAGATTTAGGTTCCGATTATTCTGAAGGCTTTGCCTCCTCTCAGGCAGAGCTCTCACACAACACTCACCGTATGAATGAGAAGGCCCTTGGAAAATGACCCATGGAAGAATCTCCTGAATCTGTCACCCTTAAGAAATTCAAATTAGACCTCTCAAGCTCTCTAGAGCCAGACATCAATTTCTAGGATACTACAAATGGAGTCTCCTTCATTATCCTCAAGGAGAAGCCTACTGCCCATGGCAAAGTGATCAATCTGAATGACATGGAAGTCCTCAACTGTAAGGTAATAGAGCTTTTCGAATTCCAAGGTTGATCAAACTTCCTCTCTCTACCGCCTCCTAAAGTCTATGAGTCCCTAGTAAGGATGTTTTATGCTAATCTCTATTCTAACAAGCCTGATAAGTTGGAATATTTAGTTCTAGGAAAGCACATTGTTCTAGATTGTGCCCTGTTTGACTCAATTTTTCAATGTAAGTGTTCTGGTTTTTCTATACTTTTCAAAATACCACGGCTTGAAGATTTTAAAATTACCTTTTGATCAAGCAAAGCGTTGTATAGCCAAGTCTCCCTCTGATTCCATTCCTAACTAGTTAGGCCCAAGTGATATTAGTTTTGAAACTCGGATCCTCACTCACATTGTAGCAACAACCCTTCTTCCTCGCGCCGGTTCATTTTCCACCTTCTCTCAACGAGatacttttcttgtttattgtctagTGACCAAGCTTAAAATCAAACTGTCTTCTTGGTTCATAAATTTTATGATTGAAAGTGCTGATGACCCCACTAGTCTTCCTTATGGTATGGTTATCACTCAACTCCTAGACGCCCATAACATCTCTATTTCCAATTACCCCTTtgtctttgtcaccaagtcttaCAACTCTAGAGCTTTTGCCAATATGGGGTATTTTTGTGCTAAGGGTACCTGGGTAAAGAAGAAGGAAGGAGAGATTAAGGTTGTTCAGACTGAATCCAAAGCCAAAGCATTTGGTTCTCATCTTGGTGTGAGTGATCCCGAACTTGTGGAGAAATTGACTGCTATTGACAACAAGCTGACCATCATCAAGGATCTTCTTGCCTTAACTCAATCAACCATTAGGGACAATCATATCATCTCCAAGGAGATAGGGTTAGATGTATCAACGATAAGGGTCAAGATTCTCAAGTTAGCAGAGAATTCAATCAAACTTTCTAGGTGGTGCATGACAGGATCGATGTGGTATTTGTTTCAATGAATGCTAGCTTTGATCGTCTGAAGGAGGCTATTTGCAATACTCCCACTAATTTTCTGCATCGTTAGTTGTGAATGGATGGATGTTTAAGACATTTTTTTTGCTATTCTGGACTGGTTCGCTAGTCACTGGATGTTTTTTTTGTAGAACACTTACTATCTTTGCATGCCTATCACTGCATTTATGTTTGCGTAATTTGCTTGCAATATTTCTATCTGCATGCTTTTTTCTATGTTTGCATAGTGTTATAATCCTTTTTgctgatgccaaaagggggagaAATGAGTTTACCGTACACGTAGACAAGTAGCAACATTTTTTTATGACTGTCCTATTGAGAGGGACTCGAATACAAGTATTCATAAAGTATTGTTTTGTTGAGAGGGAGTCAGCTAAGGAGTCGATTATGACTTGGAGGGAGTCGACTAAACAGGGAAGTAAACTGcttttatatatgttattttgtcatcatcaaaaaggaggaGATTGTTAGATTTAGATTTGAAtggttaaaataaaatattattgtttGCAGGATCACTTGAGATGTAAATAAGGATGCGAGCAAGTCTATCAATGATGTACGAACGAAGACAAGAAAGGAAGAAGTAAAAGAAAGAATGCAAAGACCTGTCAACAGAAGCAAGAAAAGAAGGCCCAAGATTAAAGAGATATGTAAAAGATACAACAACCTAAATAATGGAGTATAAAGAAGGAAGGACCACGATCTAAGGAGATCTGGACTAAACTTATGCCTACTCTAATTGCTGAAGATATGTGTCAAAAAGGAAGGCTATCAATTCCATGGATCAAGGAACAACTTAAGGACCAATTATAGGTGATCTTCTTTCAAGAAGGAAAAGACAAGGCAGTCATGGACCGCCTATGGAAGCCCACACTTATTCTTGAAATGAATCATAACATATTCAACTCCAAGAATCAAGTCCCTTGGGATCACAAATCTCTCAACAGTTTGCCAAAAATACGTCAAGCCAAAGTTCAAGTATATAATGCAGATTATCAAGGAAGAATCATATACTTTGATCATACCAACTTCATACTCTTTGTTCTACTCTAAACAAGCATTGTAATCTTAGCAAAGTTTATTGTGTAATCaatagaaagaagaaagagagaaaaatttggTGAAGCATTGTATCGAAAATATCACGAGCGTACTTAGATTCAAAAGTGAGTTGGTGTTTGGAGATAAACACAATTGTACAAATTATTCAAGGAACTTTGAAGAGAGaacacccttgcaacccaaggggactggagtgggattcacattgaatccaaACCAGTATAAAAATATGGGTATCTTTAAATTCTTGCATTTTACTTCTACTTTCAGTTACATTctgtttttattttaataaaactaattggtaaactagtcaactacttagcatacaaaaaaaaaaatttgtcaATTCAAACCAGCCCTTACTTCCACTATTTTCCAAGTTAAAGTGATGGGATAGTTTAACAAAATTTTGCACTTAAGGCATAAcactgaaaaaggaaaaataagaaaataaggaCCGAAAGTAAGATGTACAGTGCAAAATGAAAATTCCCTCCATCATCccgtttattttattatttaaagaaAGACTCAGAAGATGAGAAGAATGGGTCTGAGATGTTCAAGTAAATGAATGGAGGCTTCCACGAAATGTGCAAAACGAAAATCATAAATAAAGAATGACTCACATACTAATGGCAACTAACTATATAGAgaaggaagattgttgagctgtgatttaaagaaaaaagaggcTAAATTTCAGTCAACGGTATTTGTTGATTCATCTTTTGGATTCTTTGAAGCTCAGAATCATGTCTGAAATTGTTAAAGAAGCTTGGAAAAAATATCTAACTCAACTGCAACTCCATCCTCTTAGAACCAAGGtcctatatttttttattttttttttgtataatttcaTATTAACATGTCCGACcttacctttccttttttttttcttgatgcTCAATTTGAGTTTATGATTTCTCTGTTtgatgtaaatttttattttcattttaaccTTAGGCAATCACTGCTGGAGTTTTAGTTGGGAGCAGTGATGTAATTGCTCAGAAGATATCTGGGGTCAAAAGGCTTCAAGTCAAAAGAATACTTCTTCTAATGGTACTAGTTTATTTCTATTATAATTTAAGGCCCCCTAATCTTGATTGGGAGATCATTGTGTTATTTATTGATAGTTTTTGTAGGTTATTTATGGTGGTAATTTAATGTTTTTGGTTGTCTGATAATTGATTTTTTTCTCTGTTCTATTTGTTTAAAATTTGCGGATACAGCTCTATGGATTTGCATATTCAGGACCATTTGGGCATTTCCTGCATAAATTGATGGATGTGATTTTTCAAGGAAAGAAGGGTAATACAACAGTTGCTAAAAAGGTTAGACTTTTCTCTCAAAGTTCCAATTTTTTTCAAGCTGAGTGTTCAGTTTGTAGAATCTAAAGATAGGCAGCTTAGCTTCTGTGTTTTATGATAACTGTTGCACTTCTGGCGtaactgataaagttgttgtcatgtgaccagtaAGTTACGGGTTCGAGTCATGGAAACAACtttttgcagaaatgcagggtttTTGGGTGTAAaatagacccttatggtccggccctacacggaccccgcacatagcggaagcttagtgcaccggcCTGCCCTATTTTGTTGCACTcttgttttctaatttttatcTTTTGCAATGCAACTCTTATGCTTATGGTAATAAATAAGTTACTAATTACATCAATAGTTTATCTTTTATCCTTTTAGGTTTTGTTGGAACAGTTGACCTCATCTCCTTGGAACAACTTCTTTTTTATGATGTACTATGGCTTGATCGTTGAAGGTATGGCCGATccatattcatttttttttaaaaactgaaaattgATTTTAACTGGAATACTGTATCTATCCGGTTTTTATAGAAGCTAACTAGACTAATAGTATCTTTAGGAGATAATTGATCTTTCTCTGCAGAGGCATGAAAAAATGGCACTTGTTTAACATTCTCTTTAGACGAAATGGCGCTTGGTTGGGGCTGTGGGGCTTGAGTTTTTTCTCTTAGCGCTAACCTCTGACTAACTTAGCCTGCAAAAATGGCCATACTTATTTGGAATTGTAGTAGAAAAAGTTAGAGCGATTTTGTTGCAGGGGAAAGGGAATAGACTTCCCTGAAGTCTAAGCGATGATGAAACAAGGGAGGGGAGGGCAAGAAGTTTTAGATGTTTCCTGAGTTCAATTAGGATAACTTTTGCTCTTTATCTTGTCTCCCGAAACTAGTATacattatatttttcaaaagcataGCACAAATTAATTGTAAATAGACATGAAATGCAGCAGAGAATTTATTAGCTCCCAACATGAGAAGTTTCACTCTCTTATTTACGGTCACTACTGCATACCAATCGATTGTCCATACTACAATTGATTTCCTTGGAATATCGCTGCAGATCAAGAGGAATTTTTCTTAGCTGCATGACTGTTTGATTAAAGCTTGCTTGTCAAAGTAAGCTGAATAAGAAAAAGGCAACAATAAATTCAGGGCCAACCCTTTCTCCTTGTCAAATCTTGTTACTCTTTGTCACTTAATAGATGAATATTCCAGCAATCCTAGTACTCTGTCTGTAGTAACACATGCAATAGAGAATGCCTTGATAGGCTCTAGATCAATTATCTTCCTTCTGCAGATAACAACTTTGAGATCGGAGCTTTGTCTAACAAAGCATGAAACTAATTAAGATGAAATCCAGTCTATTGCAAGACTAAAGTCTTTTCCATCTGTGACATCAAAAAACACATATTCCCCTCCCAGTGACTTCTTTTGACATTTTGTTGAATCATTTCTCTTTTTCCAAGTGTTTTTTTACCCTACATGCAGAAGTCATCTACTCCTTTCATCTTTTCGTGGATGCATATGAGATAATTATGACcagatgtcacgacccggattccaaccctcgagagtcgtgatggcgccaactcgtagaagctaggcaagccacaaaaTTAGAAAGTCTTAACTCTtttgttttaatcctttttataACATACATTAACGAGcgataaatatttaaataacagcggaatatgagattaagcggaagacttagatAAAATGAACCAAAATAATAAGAAACTCCACATGtgtctctacccagaaactggtgtcacaacattcacggactaactatgagtactacaaataagTGTTTGAAAGAAAAGAACATAGTCTGTTTCGAGTACAAATGATAACAGAACATAAATACTGATAGaagagacgccgggcctgcggacgcctgcagggctacctcggagtctcggtggactgaaggctggctcccctactgctgctgaccaagtgctgctccggtatctgcacagagtgcagagtgtagtatcagcacaaccgaccccatgtgctggtaagtgcttggcctaaccccgacaaggtagtgacgaggctaggaccagactccagataaacctgtgcagttatatatatacatggCGGGAAATAAACTGATACAAGCAATAAAAGTTGGGAAGGAGGAAACATGTTTCGAGGGAAATaacagataaaaataaaatatcaagaaaattatAAAGAAGCCAAAATTTACTTCTAACAAGAATAGAGAAAACAATGGCAGACTTCATTTTCggttcacatcttgttgcaggcatgcaacccgatcccatttctcgtatctcgtggtaggcgtaccacccgctcccatttcagtaaatcttgtggtaggcgtaccacccgctcccatttcatcaaatctcgtggtaggcgtaccacccgctcccattttattaaatcttatggtaggcgtaccacacgctcccatttcattaaatctcgtggtaggcgtaccacccgctcctatttcattaaatcttgtggtaggcgtaccacccgatcccatttcatgccAATACAAAAGCAcaaagaaatcccggcaagggaacaaagcaatataataacttcccagcaagggaacaaaatagtataataacttcccgacaagggaacaataatatcaaaacaaacatcctggcaagggagaatcaactataaccaatcttaactcaacttcTACTCAGCTCAATTAATACTGATACTCAATCATAAATAAGTTCCACGAAAATAAACTAAATCCTTGCCcaatatcgagaatcatcaattaaagcatccgtagAATCATTTAGGAACACAACAtatatcaatttaagactcacggtcatgctcgacaccaacgtatagatactcgtcatcatgcctatacgtcgtactctacaagaagcaattagcaaataggacacaattcctaatccctcaagctagggttagaccggacacttacctcaaacttccacggccaactcaagcctcaaacaccgcttttcctttcaaatttggctccaacccaatcgaatctatacataatcgatttaataacatcaataaatgctaaacaatccaattccaatgcttaattatagctttccaatcattcttcccaaaaattcaaaaattgaccccgggctcgcttggtcaaaatacgaggttcggaccaaaacccgatcacccattcacccacgagcccgaatatataatttgttttcaaatccgaccccaaaacgaggtctaaatcataaataatcaaaaagccctaattctacccaaatccctaattttctaaccttaatcacatgttttaggcctagaaatctagtgggtgttgatgaaaatggaagaaaacaagttaaagattacttacccaagagattatggtgaagaaatgcttcaaaaatcgcctaagagctttggagaagaagaagtttgtgaaatttttataaaatcccgTATTTGTTCTGTTTTTGGTCTTTTAAAATCACTGGGCGAAAAATgcgcttcgcgatcgcgacagacccttcgcgttcgcgatgggtcaggctggataagcctttgcgttcgcgtaaacgggctcgcgttcgcggagctttaACCCCTCGAGCCCTCTCGTTCGCGTCCaaggggtcgcgttcgcatagggtaatTGCCCCACCCTTGCCCaggtcttcgcattcgcgtggccaggcccgcgttcacgaagggataACCCCCACTGCCTCGCATTCGCGACctgagctacgcgttcgcgtagaaggattttccttCGACAAAATtaatgcatcgcgttcgcgtgggttcTCCCGCTAACGCGAAGAAGAAAGTATCAGAACACCAGATCTGttgttttctgcaattttctcaaGTTCAAAACttctcgaaacacacccgagccctcggggctcctaaccaaacacacgtactaactcaacaacatcatacgaacttatctgtgcgatcaaatcgccaaaataacctcaataacaacggattaaacctcaaaatcaaaggatttttttctcaaacttcttaaaacatcaactttagcaatttaggtccgaatcatgtcaaatgacatccgtttttcaccaaattttacaaaaatgtcttaaatcatatataaaacctgtaccgggcgccggaaccaaaatacgggtccgataccatcatgttctaatcaaatttcatttcaaatttctttaaacaatttcagaaaataattttctttgaaaattcatttctcgggcttgggacctcggaattcgattccgggcatacgcccaaatcccatattttcctacggaccctccgggaccgtcaaatcacgggtccgggttcgtttacccaaaatgttgaccgaagtcaaattagctcattttacggtcaatatttatcatttttcacagatttttacatctaggcttttcggctacgcgtccggactgcgcacgcaaatcgaagtgaTGCTAAAAGAGATTTTTAAGACCTCAAAACACTGAAtttcgttttaaaacaagtgatgactttttgggtcatcacaccagATGAGTATTTATGGAATTTCAAACATGTCACTGGAAAACGAAAGAACTAAACTACTGATGTTATCAATATGCAACTGGAAATCATTAATAGATCATTATCTCTTTGTGCAAAGTCAGTCTTGGTTTGTAGTATTGTGCCTTTTGCTTGTTAATATCTGAAAATGAGGTATCTTCCGAGAAATAAGAAAAGCAAATTTGAATCCGGAGATTAATACAAGGAAACCAAGAAAACTAATACTTGCAGAATCCATTTGTTTCCTTAAATAAGTAGTTTATGCATAACAAGGATAAAAACCAGCTCATAACTGAAGCAGAAAAATAGTCATGGAATTGTCCATTCACACTGTCAATAATGTTGGTACTAACTTGTTGTATCACAGGGAGGCCATGGGGTCTTGTCAAAAACAAGGTTCGAAAGGACTATCCCTCTATACAGCTAACTGCGTGGAAGGTAGGATATAATGAATTAATTATCAATcttttttcacaagaaaaaatGCAGTGTCATAGCAAATTGGTAAAACTAAAGGTGTGATTATATGCAGTTTTGGCCAATAGTTGGCTGGATCAACTATCAGTACATGCCCCTGCAGTTACGTGTTCTGTTCCACAACTTTATTGCTTCATGCTGGTCAGTACGTATATTTTTCCCTCCCCTATTTGGTGGTTCTGATATGTTTCACCTTCAAGCAATGGAAGTTTTGCATTCATGTCGATCGGTCAATATTATTATATTA
Above is a window of Nicotiana tabacum cultivar K326 chromosome 8, ASM71507v2, whole genome shotgun sequence DNA encoding:
- the LOC107765805 gene encoding peroxisomal membrane protein PMP22 isoform X1; translation: MSEIVKEAWKKYLTQLQLHPLRTKAITAGVLVGSSDVIAQKISGVKRLQVKRILLLMLYGFAYSGPFGHFLHKLMDVIFQGKKGNTTVAKKVLLEQLTSSPWNNFFFMMYYGLIVEGRPWGLVKNKVRKDYPSIQLTAWKFWPIVGWINYQYMPLQLRVLFHNFIASCWAIFLNLKARSVTAKKD
- the LOC107765805 gene encoding peroxisomal membrane protein PMP22 isoform X2, with product MSEIVKEAWKKYLTQLQLHPLRTKAITAGVLVGSSDVIAQKISGVKRLQVKRILLLMLYGFAYSGPFGHFLHKLMDVIFQGKKGNTTVAKKVLLEQLTSSPWNNFFFMMYYGLIVEGRPWGLVKNKVRKDYPSIQLTAWKFWPIVGWINYQYMPLQLRVLFHNFIASCWSGDFLELEGKISNS